A genomic region of Hypomesus transpacificus isolate Combined female chromosome 19, fHypTra1, whole genome shotgun sequence contains the following coding sequences:
- the ctu2 gene encoding cytoplasmic tRNA 2-thiolation protein 2 gives MCQVDDKEFNRQLQQREAPCLSKKCMKCKHFTAVLLIRVGDAFCRDCFKEYFVHKFRAMLGKNRTIFPGEKVLLAISGGPSSFSMLAQVQEGLSREASKKLRFSPGIVYIDEGGATGQSLEERASFVPQLEAVFKATGYPYHIVPLEQVLSLPMSVLEVGTPAPDRAGGSYKADVDQYIQIQHQSPGPAHPQVHLSHLHFKDGKSKDPALATPESAQSQALQRLFASIKTLTAREDMLQTLRQHLILYVARSEGYSKVMLGDSCTRLAVRLLSSISLGRGSALAMDTGFSDTRYGDVVLVRPMRDYSSKEIAFYNRMFGVPTVFIPALDTKVPDKASIQRLTESFVTKLQADFPATVSTIYRTGEKLHTACPPQASCVDHTAKCLLCMCALDTTVEEASAFQATLISEQLSQKKDPGLTSSPSAPVSASSPGSPGQCCSSAGSLREGCGSGEVCCSSSRLPDVDVKSLLCYSCRLTVKDMISVDTLPQYILSEAERRKRRSKMKEEISEFLLEKNEDLY, from the exons ATGTGCCAGGTTGACGATAAAGAATTCAATAGACAACTGCAACAGAGAGAAGCCCCTTG tctctctaaaAAGTGTATGAAATGCAAACACTTCACAGCAGTACTGCTTATCCGAGTTGGAGATGCCTTTTGCAG ggaCTGTTTTAAGGAGTACTTTGTACACAAATTTCGTGCCATGCTGGGGAAAAATCGTACAATATTTCCTGGGGAGAAG GTGCTCCTTGCTATATCTGGAGGGCCATCATCTTTTTCCATGTTGGCACAAGTTCAGGAG GGCTTGAGTCGAGAAGCATCTAAGAAGTTGAGATTCTCTCCAGGGATTGTCTACATTGATG AGGGAGGAGCTACTGGCCAGAGTCTGGAAGAAAGGGCAAGTTTTGTACCCCAGCTGGAGGCTGTCTTCAAAGCTACTGGCTACCCCTACCACATAGTCCCATTAGAGCAG GTTCTCAGTTTGCCCATGTCAGTCCTAGAGGTTGGGACACCGGCCCCAGACAGGGCTGGGGGGAGCTACAAAGCTGATGTGGACCAGTATATCCAAATCCAGCACCAGAGCCCAGGCCCTGCCCATCCCCAGGTTCACCTATCACATCTACATTTTAAAGACGGCAAGAGCAAGGACCCTGCCCTAGCCACACCTGAGTCCGCCCAGAGCCAGGCACTGCAGAGGCTGTTTGCGTCCATTAAGACTCTGACAGCCAGAGAAGATATGCTGCAGACCCTCAG GCAACACCTGATCTTGTATGTAGCCAGGTCAGAAGGCTACTCTAAGGTAATGCTGGGGGACAGCTGCACCCGTCTGGCTGTCAGGCTGCTCAGCAGCATTTCTCTGGGACGAGGTTCCGCCCTCGCCATGGATacg GGATTCTCAGACACCCGCTATGGAGATGTGGTCCTTGTCAGGCCCATGAGAGACTACTCTTCTAAAGAGATTGCCTTCTACAACCGCATGTTTGGTGTCCCTACTGTTTTCATCCCTGCTCTTGACACcaag GTACCAGACAAGGCTAGCATCCAGCGACTAACGGAGAGCTTTGTTACCAAACTTCAGGCTGACTTCCCTGCCACTGTCAGCACCATCTACCG GACCGGTGAGAAGCTCCACACAGCCTGCCCCCCTCAGGCCTCCTGTGTGGACCACACTGCCAAATGcctgctgtgtatgtgtgccttgGACACTACTGTGG aaGAGGCCTCAGCCTTCCAGGCCACTCTGATCTCAGAGCAGCTTTCTCAGAAGAAGGACCCAGGTCTGACCTCGTCACCTTCAGCCCCAGTCTCAGCGTCGTCTCCTGGATCACCAGGCCAGTGCTGCTCCTCGGCAGGCTCCCTGAGGGAGGGCTGTGGCTCTGGGGAagtctgctgctcctcctccag GTTGCCAGATGTGGACGTGAAGAGCCTGTTGTGTTACAGCTGTAGGCTGACCGTCAAAGACATG ATCTCTGTAGACACTCTGCCGCAATACATCCTGtcagaggctgagaggaggaagagaag GTCTAAGATGAAGGAGGAAATCAGCGAGTTTCTGCTGGAAAAAAATGAAGATCTGTACTGA